The DNA region TACGTTTCCCTCAACCTCGACATTGACGCGCCGCACGATGCACCTGTTGTGCCAGCCCAAAAACCATCAGCGATTCGCGGTCAGGGATTAATCCCCAATTCCCCATTTCTCCAATCCTTCGATTATTACCGCTCGAATTCTCCATATCAGGCATTCCTTGATTTATCCAACACATCATTGACCGAGCCTCAACGGTGGGATGTGGTTGCCTTCATTTGGCGATCCAACACCCTGTCCGAATCCCTTGCCAACGGAAAACAACTTTATGCCCAGAATTGCGCCGCCTGTCACGGGGAAAACGGTGCAGGCGACGGTGTTTTTGCCGACGACCTGACAACAGCAGGCGAGTCCTCCATGCAAACGATGGAAGGCGCAATGGACATGATCATGCAGAGCCCCGTGGATTTCACTGACCCACAACGAATGCTTGGCGCGAGCCCCGCATTATTACAAGGGAAAATTCTACGCGGCGGCATGGGCACAGGCATGCCCATGTGGGGTTCCATCTTCACGGAAGAACAAATCTGGGACCTGATCGCGTACATCTACTCATTCCAGTTTGAATATCAAAATTAAGGAGACTCTATGAGTAAAAAACACAAAAGACAGAAACAAAAGCAAACGTTTCCGTGGATATTTTTGGCGCTGGGTGGAGTATTAGTTGTCCTTGCCATATTCCTGTTCGCTCGCCAAGTCGGTGACGGAGGCGGCACGCCATCCATCGCGGTGGATCAGCAAAAGATCGATTACGGCGATGTGAAGTTTGGCGTCAATAAAACGTTTGCGGTCAAAGTCACCAATACGGGCGATGGCACTCTGCGTTTCAAAGAAGAACCGTATATCGAAGTCGTCGAGGGATGCTGACCTCCTCAACTTACCATCGGTTCGATGGTGCTCAAACCGGTGAAAGCACAATCGTTGAGTCTAGTGTGTTCATGATGCACGAAGGCATGGACGGTCCGCACAATTTTGCGGTTCATCTCAAGACGAACGACCCTATCAATCCAGATTTGGTTGTGAACGTGCTGTCAAATTGGATTCCATAAAACCACAGGAATCAAAACAGCGGCGAGACTGCCAAGTCCGCCGCTGTTCTTATTTTGCGATGGGCAGGGTGAAGGTGAAGGCGCTTCCGTCCCCCACGCCCGCCGACTCCGCCCAGATGCGCCCGCCATTTGCTTCGACGAGAGCGCGTGCGATCGTCAAGCCGATGCCGCTCCCGCCGCCCGCCTGACGTGAGCGGGATTTGTCCACGCGGTAGAAACGGTCGAAGATGTGAGGTAAATGCTCAGGTGGAATGCCAACGCCTGTATCACTGACAGAGATTTGAATTTCATCGCTGATTCGCTTCGCCGAGATCGTAATCCTTCCACCTTCAGATGTGTATTGCAACGCGTTGCCCGTCAGATTGGTCAGGATCTGAATGGCGCGATCTTCGTCGACAAGAACAGGCGGAAGGACGGGAGTCAGGTCAAAGTCCAGAGCGATGCGTTTGGATTGGGCTTGCGGCGCGAGTCGTTTGGTCACCGTTTGTACGAGGGAGGAAACATCCAATGGGCGAAGATCCAATTGATCGGCGCGGGCTTCGACGCGGCTGAGTTCCTGCAAGTCATCCACAAGATGATTAAGACGATCCGCCTCGAAGTGAATCTGTTGAAAGGTTTCCTCGTTGGCAGGTAACACACCATCCATCAACCCTTCCATCGAACCCTTGATGGCGGTCAGCGGCGTGCGCAGTTCATGACTGACATCGCCGATCAAACGCCGCCGCATGGACTCAACCTGATCGAGCCGCTCTGCCATTTGATTGAAGCGCGTCGCTAGCTGCGCAAGTTCATCCGTACCGGTCACTTGCAGGCGTTCATCGTAACGCCCGTCAGCGATGCGTTGTGTGGCATGAGACATTGCCAGCACAGGCGCGACGACACTTCGACTGAAAAGAAAACTGAGTGCCAGCGCGGCAATGGTCGCGGTCAGCGCCGCATACAGCAACGCTTCATTGAAACTGGCGCGAAAATCAACGTACAACTGTGACATCGAATCCTGCCCGCCCATCATTCCGCCATTCATCATCCCGCCGCCCATCATTCCATGTGCCGATTGAACGCCCCAGGCAAAATGAACTGACTGGCAAGGATCAAGACCGTCACGCCCAACACGATGATGACCAGATACGAGAAAAAGATCTTTACGCCCAAATGCCTGCGGAAATAATCAACCATAATTCCTCACTTACAGTGGTTCATCCTCAAACCGATATCCCACACCGCGCACTGTGGCGATCAAATCATCATGCCCAAGTTTCTGGCGGATATGCCCGAGATGCACATCCACCACGCGGATTTCACCATAGTATTCACCGCCCCACACTTTTTCGAGCAACTGCTCGCGCGACAATACCCGCCCGCGATTTTCTGCCAACGCCTTGAGTAGATCAAATTCGACGGCTGTTAACTCGATTGGATTTTCATCGACGCTGACTTTGCGCGCATCTATATCGATGTGGATATGCTTGAAGGACAGCACGCCTCGTTCGCTTCCCAGGCCTGCTCCCGTTTCGATACGCCGCAACGCCGCCTTGACCCTT from Anaerolineales bacterium includes:
- a CDS encoding c-type cytochrome, whose protein sequence is MNRSELISRILVYAGVVLVIGAPLVFWARTPLIHARMPEYGGWSPNIIHANVGEPLHLKLTSDDVVHGFAVGQMDMQSVDILPGKVTDITLKFDKPGIYTFYCTRWCGLNHWRMRGTIEVSGSPSDSEPASPPLYVSLNLDIDAPHDAPVVPAQKPSAIRGQGLIPNSPFLQSFDYYRSNSPYQAFLDLSNTSLTEPQRWDVVAFIWRSNTLSESLANGKQLYAQNCAACHGENGAGDGVFADDLTTAGESSMQTMEGAMDMIMQSPVDFTDPQRMLGASPALLQGKILRGGMGTGMPMWGSIFTEEQIWDLIAYIYSFQFEYQN
- a CDS encoding HAMP domain-containing sensor histidine kinase: MMNGGMMGGQDSMSQLYVDFRASFNEALLYAALTATIAALALSFLFSRSVVAPVLAMSHATQRIADGRYDERLQVTGTDELAQLATRFNQMAERLDQVESMRRRLIGDVSHELRTPLTAIKGSMEGLMDGVLPANEETFQQIHFEADRLNHLVDDLQELSRVEARADQLDLRPLDVSSLVQTVTKRLAPQAQSKRIALDFDLTPVLPPVLVDEDRAIQILTNLTGNALQYTSEGGRITISAKRISDEIQISVSDTGVGIPPEHLPHIFDRFYRVDKSRSRQAGGGSGIGLTIARALVEANGGRIWAESAGVGDGSAFTFTLPIAK
- a CDS encoding response regulator transcription factor → MAKILVIDDEPSITKLIGAYLQPEGYEVLIASDGNAGLKSARVFKPDMIILDIMLPGMDGIELLSRLRRESNVYVIMLTAKTEETDKIVGLSVGADDYVTKPFSPRELVARVKAALRRIETGAGLGSERGVLSFKHIHIDIDARKVSVDENPIELTAVEFDLLKALAENRGRVLSREQLLEKVWGGEYYGEIRVVDVHLGHIRQKLGHDDLIATVRGVGYRFEDEPL